From Catenulispora sp. GP43, one genomic window encodes:
- a CDS encoding response regulator codes for MRIVVADDAVLLREGLIRLLAEEGHQVVASVGDAPALVEAVVRHRPDVSVVDVRMPPTHTDEGLRAAITVRSLLPGAPVLVLSQYVEASYAAELLADGHGAVGYLLKDRVSKVAEFLDALDRVAEGGTVFDPQVVAQLLAGQRRDDPLAELTSRERELLALMAEGHSNTAIAQRLVVSASTVEKHIGNVFTKLGLPPDDSVHRRVRAVLAFLNA; via the coding sequence CTGCGGATCGTCGTGGCCGACGACGCCGTGCTGCTGCGCGAAGGACTGATCCGGCTGCTGGCCGAGGAGGGCCACCAGGTGGTGGCATCCGTCGGCGACGCGCCGGCCCTGGTCGAGGCGGTCGTGCGGCACCGCCCGGACGTGTCGGTGGTCGATGTGCGGATGCCGCCGACCCACACCGACGAGGGCCTGCGCGCGGCGATCACCGTCCGGTCGCTGCTCCCGGGGGCGCCGGTGCTCGTCCTGAGCCAGTATGTCGAGGCCTCCTACGCTGCCGAACTGCTCGCCGACGGCCACGGCGCGGTGGGCTACCTGCTGAAGGACCGGGTCTCCAAGGTCGCCGAGTTCCTGGACGCCCTGGACCGGGTCGCCGAGGGCGGGACGGTGTTCGACCCGCAGGTCGTCGCGCAACTGCTGGCCGGGCAGCGCCGCGACGACCCGCTGGCGGAGCTGACCTCGCGCGAGCGGGAACTGCTCGCCCTGATGGCCGAGGGCCACTCCAACACGGCCATCGCCCAGCGCCTTGTGGTGTCCGCGAGCACGGTCGAGAAGCACATCGGCAACGTCTTCACCAAGCTCGGCCTGCCGCCGGACGACTCGGTGCACCGGCGGGTCCGCGCCGTGTTGGCGTTCCTCAACGCCTAA
- a CDS encoding 3-oxoacyl-[acyl-carrier-protein] synthase III C-terminal domain-containing protein, which translates to MRLSPPLAAPPRIAAAALWLPPHRDTREAALAAGRVDEETAQRLGYREVTESRDHSAPEMAALAAAEAMEAAGWEAEDVDLVAYAWTYYQGHDFWSPANFVARRIGALRAPAVGVQQMCNGGAAALEIAAARMAADPAVRRCVVTTADRFVPPGFDRWIGDYEVAYGDSGTALLLDRDQGPYELLSVATTAYSRYENMHRDEDAFGLAPHLRPQVDVRRTKRAFLASGAEDGFAETLIAAVVEVVGTALAEAQAAPDDPRVRILALPRLGAGTLEKFFQPAVDRLGLTHAEIAYLGTGTGHLGAGDSAANLADLHERKQLADGDIALLLTLGGGFSWSCIAVRALGVDA; encoded by the coding sequence GTGCGACTCTCCCCGCCCCTGGCGGCGCCGCCGCGCATCGCGGCCGCCGCCCTGTGGCTGCCGCCGCACCGCGACACCCGCGAAGCGGCCCTGGCGGCCGGCCGGGTCGACGAGGAGACCGCGCAGCGCCTGGGCTACCGCGAGGTCACCGAGAGCCGGGATCATTCGGCCCCTGAGATGGCCGCCCTGGCCGCGGCCGAGGCGATGGAGGCGGCCGGCTGGGAGGCCGAGGACGTCGACCTGGTCGCGTACGCCTGGACCTACTACCAGGGCCACGACTTCTGGTCGCCGGCCAACTTCGTCGCCCGCCGCATCGGCGCGCTGCGCGCCCCGGCCGTGGGCGTGCAGCAGATGTGCAACGGCGGCGCGGCGGCGCTGGAGATCGCCGCGGCCCGGATGGCCGCCGATCCGGCGGTGCGGCGCTGCGTGGTCACCACCGCCGACCGCTTCGTGCCGCCGGGCTTCGACCGCTGGATCGGCGACTACGAGGTCGCCTACGGCGACTCGGGCACCGCGCTGCTGCTGGACCGCGACCAGGGCCCTTACGAACTGCTCTCCGTGGCCACCACGGCCTACTCCCGGTACGAGAACATGCACCGCGACGAGGACGCCTTCGGCCTGGCCCCGCACCTGCGCCCGCAGGTCGACGTCCGCCGTACCAAGCGCGCGTTCCTGGCCAGCGGCGCCGAGGACGGCTTCGCCGAGACGCTGATCGCCGCGGTGGTCGAAGTGGTCGGGACAGCGCTGGCCGAAGCCCAGGCGGCGCCGGACGACCCGCGCGTCAGGATCCTGGCCCTGCCGCGCCTGGGCGCCGGCACCCTGGAGAAGTTCTTCCAGCCCGCCGTCGACCGGCTCGGGCTCACCCACGCCGAGATCGCCTACCTCGGGACCGGCACCGGCCACCTGGGCGCCGGCGACTCCGCGGCCAACCTGGCCGACCTGCACGAGCGCAAACAGCTGGCGGACGGCGACATCGCCCTGCTGCTCACGTTGGGCGGCGGGTTCAGCTGGTCCTGTATCGCGGTGCGAGCACTAGGAGTGGACGCGTAG
- a CDS encoding muconolactone Delta-isomerase family protein, giving the protein MALFAVIAKRAPIGIGIEEFQAKLAEGFDYTQELQDKGIIKHRWILVGASAGLNVWEVDSHEQLMQLLYNSPAGLHLDYQIWPLIEPPSYDPTASGQ; this is encoded by the coding sequence ATGGCTCTCTTCGCCGTGATCGCAAAGCGTGCGCCGATCGGCATCGGCATCGAGGAGTTCCAGGCCAAGCTGGCCGAGGGCTTCGACTACACCCAGGAGCTTCAGGACAAGGGCATCATCAAGCACCGCTGGATCCTGGTCGGGGCCTCCGCCGGGCTGAACGTCTGGGAGGTCGACTCCCACGAGCAGCTGATGCAGCTGCTCTACAACAGCCCGGCGGGGCTCCACTTGGACTACCAGATCTGGCCCCTGATAGAGCCGCCGTCTTACGACCCTACGGCGTCGGGGCAGTAG
- a CDS encoding HoxN/HupN/NixA family nickel/cobalt transporter gives MAVTAEVGERPVGRVARIKASMTPREWFRFSSMFGFILLLHVVGWGMLVLLIVPSHYKVDTGVFGLGTGVTAYTLGMRHAFDADHIAAIDNTTRKLMAEGKRPLSVGFWFSLGHSTIVVVLTLGLGLGLKGLGVQLTDDKSGLHKFGGLVGTAVSGSFLYLIAIINLVVLVGILKVFRQMRRGEFDEATLEDHLNNRGLMNRFLGRLMRTITKAWQIYPVGLLFGLGFDTVTEIGLLVLAGTSVAAGLPWYAVMTLPILFAAGMSLLDTIDGSFMNFAYGWAFSKPVRKVFYNIAVTGLSVAVALIIGTIELLSILQDKLNLHGAFWNWIAGVDLNSIGFAIVGMFVLVWLGAVTVWKFGRIEEKWTAGMKSERPALTERWGEDRLSTDNP, from the coding sequence ATGGCTGTCACCGCAGAGGTCGGCGAGCGCCCGGTGGGGCGGGTCGCCAGGATCAAGGCGTCGATGACGCCCAGGGAGTGGTTCCGCTTCAGCAGCATGTTCGGCTTCATCCTGCTCCTGCACGTGGTGGGCTGGGGCATGTTGGTCCTGCTGATCGTGCCGTCGCACTACAAGGTCGACACCGGCGTGTTCGGGCTCGGGACCGGCGTCACCGCCTACACCCTCGGGATGCGGCACGCCTTCGACGCCGACCACATCGCGGCCATCGACAACACCACCCGCAAGCTGATGGCCGAGGGCAAGCGCCCGCTGTCGGTGGGGTTCTGGTTCTCCCTGGGGCACTCGACGATCGTGGTGGTGTTGACACTGGGGCTGGGACTGGGCCTCAAAGGGCTGGGGGTGCAGCTCACCGACGACAAGTCGGGGCTGCACAAGTTCGGCGGCCTCGTCGGCACCGCGGTCTCAGGGTCCTTCCTCTACCTGATCGCCATCATCAATCTCGTGGTGCTGGTCGGGATCCTGAAGGTGTTCCGGCAGATGCGCCGCGGCGAGTTCGACGAGGCCACGCTCGAGGACCACCTGAACAACCGGGGCCTGATGAACCGGTTCCTGGGCCGCCTGATGAGGACGATCACCAAGGCCTGGCAGATCTACCCGGTCGGCCTGCTGTTCGGCCTGGGCTTCGACACCGTCACCGAGATCGGGCTGCTGGTGCTGGCCGGGACGTCCGTCGCCGCGGGCCTGCCCTGGTACGCCGTGATGACCCTGCCGATCCTGTTCGCCGCCGGCATGTCCCTGCTGGACACCATCGACGGCTCGTTCATGAACTTCGCCTACGGCTGGGCCTTCTCCAAGCCGGTCCGCAAGGTCTTCTACAACATCGCGGTGACCGGCCTGTCGGTGGCGGTCGCCCTGATCATCGGCACCATCGAGCTGCTCAGCATCCTGCAGGACAAGCTGAACCTGCACGGCGCGTTCTGGAACTGGATCGCCGGCGTCGACCTGAACTCCATCGGGTTCGCGATCGTCGGGATGTTCGTGCTGGTGTGGCTCGGGGCCGTCACGGTGTGGAAATTCGGCCGCATCGAGGAGAAGTGGACGGCGGGGATGAAGTCCGAGCGGCCGGCCTTGACCGAGCGGTGGGGCGAAGACAGACTGAGTACTGACAATCCGTGA
- a CDS encoding sensor histidine kinase — MTFPSTSTVPGRSRPGVGGVARVVRRTVVDSLYLLLAPVAALFGLLTTIAGLCVEALGKRSEAKPWRGAISAAVLLPVAVVTSVATFVWWFVALGASTSTLRGGFSSGGPLPPMTLSAGGSSQSHIDLSLGLTSPAERLAFGTVVGLMFLVTLPLMTRACVTVHAGLWKALPSETFALRRRIRGLEQERDAAQARTVAAVSAEASALRRLERDIHDGPQQRLVRLALELGRAQHHFDDRPETVREALADAIVQAREALEELRTLSRGIAPPILVDRGLPAAVTALAARSTIPAELDLDADIADRRPDAAVEIAAYFTVAEALTNAAKHSGARRCEIGIRRDEKSLRVWVTDDGAGGAALDKGHGLRGLDERVRAIGGRLHVSSPEGGPTTISAELPW, encoded by the coding sequence ATGACCTTCCCGTCGACTTCCACGGTCCCCGGGCGTTCGCGGCCGGGCGTCGGCGGCGTCGCGCGCGTCGTCCGGCGCACCGTCGTGGACTCGCTGTATCTGCTCTTGGCGCCGGTGGCGGCACTGTTCGGCCTGCTCACGACCATCGCCGGGCTGTGCGTGGAAGCGCTGGGCAAGCGCTCTGAGGCGAAGCCGTGGCGGGGCGCGATATCGGCGGCGGTACTGCTGCCGGTCGCCGTGGTCACTTCGGTGGCGACGTTCGTGTGGTGGTTCGTGGCTCTGGGCGCGTCCACCTCCACGCTCCGCGGCGGCTTCTCCTCCGGCGGGCCGTTGCCGCCGATGACCTTGAGTGCCGGCGGGAGCTCGCAGTCCCACATCGACCTGAGCCTCGGACTGACATCGCCGGCCGAGCGGCTCGCCTTCGGGACCGTCGTCGGCCTGATGTTCCTGGTCACGCTGCCGCTGATGACCCGGGCGTGCGTCACGGTCCACGCCGGCCTGTGGAAGGCGCTGCCGTCCGAGACCTTCGCGCTGCGCCGGCGGATCAGGGGCCTGGAACAGGAGCGGGACGCCGCGCAGGCCCGCACGGTCGCGGCGGTGTCGGCCGAGGCCAGCGCGCTGCGCCGCCTGGAACGCGACATCCACGACGGCCCGCAGCAGCGGCTGGTCCGGCTGGCGCTGGAACTCGGCCGCGCCCAGCACCACTTCGACGACCGGCCCGAGACCGTGCGCGAAGCCCTGGCCGACGCGATCGTCCAGGCGCGGGAGGCGCTGGAGGAACTGCGGACCCTGTCCCGGGGCATCGCGCCGCCGATCCTGGTCGACCGGGGTCTGCCCGCGGCGGTCACCGCGCTGGCCGCGCGCTCGACGATCCCCGCCGAGCTCGACCTCGATGCCGATATCGCGGACCGGCGACCGGACGCGGCCGTGGAGATCGCCGCGTACTTCACCGTCGCCGAGGCCCTGACCAACGCGGCCAAGCACAGCGGCGCGCGCCGGTGCGAGATCGGGATTCGGCGCGATGAGAAGTCGCTGCGGGTCTGGGTGACGGATGACGGCGCGGGAGGCGCGGCCCTGGACAAGGGCCACGGGCTGCGCGGGCTCGACGAGCGGGTCCGGGCAATCGGCGGGCGGCTGCACGTGAGCAGCCCTGAAGGCGGGCCGACGACGATCAGTGCGGAGCTGCCGTGGTAA
- a CDS encoding acyl carrier protein, translating to MSGTPARAKLVAWLRERHPEAPDFGPEDDLIELRLVDSLGFLEFLQLIERLSGRGVDVETLDVDTFRTLSRIEQVYFTTAPTP from the coding sequence ATGTCCGGCACGCCGGCCCGCGCCAAGCTCGTCGCCTGGCTGCGCGAGCGCCATCCCGAAGCCCCGGACTTCGGACCCGAGGACGACCTGATCGAGCTGCGCTTGGTGGATTCCCTGGGCTTCCTGGAGTTCCTGCAGCTCATCGAACGGCTCAGCGGCCGGGGCGTCGACGTCGAGACGCTGGACGTGGACACCTTCCGGACGCTGAGCCGGATCGAGCAGGTCTACTTCACTACTGCCCCGACGCCGTAG
- a CDS encoding MFS transporter: MAKTPEGRDVSDGHIVAVLAVGFFLLDVDLVVVNPLLVPISKDFGSSLGVATFALTGYLLTFGAMQLVHGTVSDSVGRVRVLRAAMAGLAVADLAAALSPDIWVFIAARAVAGASAAAIIPVTVAYVGDRVRPERFQRTMATLLSASAVGAASATLAVGVLTDLVNWRAPLVMPALIAAVLFGLYARLPEPERPAPDGRSVRERFAVVLADPWFRFFIPFTFVEGMAMVGLFNFFNAALQKHGHSVLISGAVTSAYGVAAIVGRLAVGRLGARAGGAAMFGFGTAALFAGYVVAAFSQAIPAILAASACAGVALAIGQSALQAWVLQAAAPRIRGGAVALVACSVFTGAAVSTAAVSGLVGADRFGVLFGLAAAVTVPVSVIGTLMRARFAREQGSQQHRQEERWLSSP, translated from the coding sequence GTGGCGAAGACCCCAGAAGGCCGGGACGTCTCCGACGGGCATATCGTCGCCGTCCTGGCCGTCGGCTTCTTCCTCCTGGACGTCGACCTCGTGGTGGTCAACCCGCTGCTGGTCCCCATCTCCAAGGACTTCGGGTCCAGCCTGGGCGTGGCCACCTTCGCCCTGACCGGCTACCTGCTGACCTTCGGCGCCATGCAGCTGGTGCACGGCACCGTCTCGGACTCGGTCGGCCGGGTGCGCGTCCTGCGCGCGGCGATGGCCGGCCTGGCCGTCGCCGACCTCGCGGCCGCCCTGTCGCCGGACATCTGGGTGTTCATCGCGGCGCGCGCCGTGGCCGGCGCCTCGGCGGCCGCGATCATCCCGGTGACCGTCGCCTACGTCGGCGACCGCGTCCGGCCCGAACGCTTCCAGCGCACGATGGCCACGCTGCTGTCGGCCAGCGCGGTCGGCGCGGCCTCGGCGACGCTGGCGGTCGGCGTCCTGACCGACCTGGTGAACTGGCGCGCACCGCTGGTGATGCCGGCGCTGATCGCGGCGGTGCTGTTCGGGCTGTACGCACGGCTGCCGGAGCCCGAGCGGCCCGCCCCGGACGGCCGCTCGGTCCGGGAACGCTTCGCCGTGGTCCTGGCAGACCCCTGGTTCCGCTTCTTCATCCCCTTCACGTTCGTGGAGGGGATGGCGATGGTGGGATTGTTCAACTTCTTCAACGCGGCGTTGCAGAAGCACGGCCACAGTGTCCTGATCTCCGGGGCCGTCACCAGCGCCTACGGCGTCGCGGCCATCGTCGGCCGGCTCGCCGTCGGCCGCCTGGGCGCGCGGGCCGGCGGCGCGGCGATGTTCGGGTTCGGCACGGCGGCGTTGTTCGCCGGGTACGTCGTCGCGGCGTTCAGCCAGGCGATCCCGGCGATCCTGGCCGCCAGCGCGTGCGCGGGTGTGGCCCTGGCCATCGGGCAGTCCGCCCTGCAAGCCTGGGTGCTGCAGGCGGCCGCGCCGCGGATCCGGGGCGGCGCGGTGGCGCTGGTCGCGTGCTCGGTGTTCACCGGGGCGGCGGTCAGCACGGCCGCGGTCAGCGGACTGGTCGGCGCCGACCGGTTCGGTGTGCTGTTCGGCCTGGCCGCCGCGGTCACGGTGCCGGTGTCGGTCATCGGCACGCTCATGCGGGCCCGGTTCGCCCGGGAGCAGGGATCCCAGCAACACCGTCAGGAGGAACGATGGCTCTCTTCGCCGTGA